A genomic region of Candidatus Binatia bacterium contains the following coding sequences:
- a CDS encoding hydroxymethylglutaryl-CoA lyase: MNLPKRVTLFEMGARDGLQNERAIISTDDKVRYIDLLSESGLRWIEATSFVSPKAIPQLADAAEVFARIRKAPGVRYPVLVPNLKGYERAKAAGADAIAVFTAASERFTKRNINMTIDESLAIFADVVRAATSDGMWVRGYVSTAFGSPFGDEVTPQMVVSVSVKLMEMGCDELSIGDTIGVGVPSQVDALIPPLAAKIPLDRIAMHFHDTRGTALANVYASLQQGIAKFDASSGGLGGCPYAPGATGNVGTEDVLYLLHQMGIETGVDLAKVRAASRFIATVVDHELTSKAFQAMEAATSVV, from the coding sequence ATGAATCTGCCGAAGCGCGTCACGCTCTTCGAGATGGGCGCACGCGACGGTCTGCAGAACGAACGCGCGATTATCTCGACCGACGACAAAGTGCGTTACATCGACCTGCTCTCGGAGAGCGGGCTGCGGTGGATCGAAGCGACCTCGTTCGTCAGCCCGAAGGCGATTCCGCAGCTCGCCGATGCCGCGGAGGTCTTCGCGCGCATCCGCAAAGCGCCGGGAGTGCGCTATCCGGTGCTCGTTCCGAACCTCAAGGGCTACGAGCGGGCGAAGGCCGCCGGCGCCGACGCGATCGCCGTCTTCACCGCGGCGTCGGAGCGCTTCACGAAGCGCAACATCAACATGACGATCGACGAGTCCCTCGCGATCTTCGCCGACGTCGTGCGCGCGGCGACGAGCGACGGGATGTGGGTGCGCGGCTACGTCTCGACGGCGTTCGGCTCGCCGTTCGGCGACGAGGTGACGCCGCAGATGGTCGTCAGCGTCAGCGTGAAGTTGATGGAGATGGGCTGCGACGAGCTCTCGATCGGCGATACGATCGGCGTCGGCGTTCCTAGCCAGGTCGACGCGCTGATCCCGCCGCTCGCCGCAAAGATTCCGCTCGATCGTATCGCGATGCATTTCCACGACACGCGCGGCACCGCGCTCGCAAACGTCTACGCCTCGCTGCAGCAGGGAATCGCGAAGTTCGACGCTTCGTCGGGCGGCTTAGGCGGCTGCCCGTACGCTCCCGGCGCGACCGGCAACGTCGGCACGGAGGACGTGCTCTACCTCCTCCACCAAATGGGCATCGAGACCGGCGTCGATCTCGCAAAGGTGCGCGCCGCGTCGCGCTTTATCGCAACCGTGGTCGACCACGAGCTCACGAGTAAAGCGTTCCAGGCAATGGAGGCCGCTACTAGCGTAGTCTGA
- a CDS encoding glycosyltransferase family 4 protein encodes MDLKGLRLAVLAAISWPAPPPGYGPWEQVAFDVADGMRRRGLDVTLFATGNSRFDGTLVSAVPVGLNEDRALNDEVFTALHIGQCFARLSDFDLVNNHFDWKPLTYALGSTAPPLLTTIHGFSSPQILAAYYAAAGRSFYCSISDADRDPGLDYLATTYNGINPALFRFGATPGEYLCFLGRFHPEKGTHLAIEIARRAGVRLKIAAIPQDEAYFREQVLPHVDGDRVQFLGAVEREARNELLSNALALVHMTTRPERFGLTTIEAMACGTPVLGARMGSLPEIVVDGATGFLCDSVDEAVARVPLLASLDRQACRAHVEANFTVERMIDRYLGAYERALELRVPPPPSEERLRARLHDWWDRPMAYTEIPPKPKNLGF; translated from the coding sequence GTGGATCTCAAAGGTCTGCGGCTGGCCGTGCTGGCTGCGATTTCGTGGCCCGCACCGCCGCCCGGCTACGGACCGTGGGAGCAGGTCGCGTTCGACGTCGCCGACGGCATGCGCCGTCGCGGTCTCGACGTAACGCTCTTTGCGACCGGCAACTCACGCTTCGACGGAACGCTCGTATCGGCGGTTCCGGTCGGCCTCAACGAGGATCGGGCGCTCAACGACGAGGTCTTCACCGCGCTGCACATCGGGCAGTGCTTCGCGCGCCTGTCCGATTTCGATCTCGTCAACAATCACTTCGATTGGAAGCCGCTGACCTACGCGCTCGGCTCGACCGCGCCGCCGCTGCTGACGACGATCCACGGTTTCTCGTCGCCGCAAATTCTGGCGGCATACTACGCGGCCGCGGGGCGCAGTTTCTACTGCTCGATCTCCGATGCCGACCGCGATCCCGGACTCGATTATCTCGCCACGACGTACAACGGCATCAATCCCGCGCTCTTTCGGTTCGGCGCGACGCCCGGCGAGTATCTATGCTTTCTCGGGCGCTTCCATCCCGAGAAAGGTACGCATCTCGCGATCGAGATCGCCAGGCGCGCCGGCGTGCGCTTGAAGATCGCCGCGATACCGCAGGACGAGGCGTACTTTCGCGAACAGGTTCTGCCGCACGTAGACGGCGATCGCGTGCAGTTTCTCGGGGCCGTCGAACGCGAGGCACGTAACGAACTCCTCTCCAACGCGCTCGCGCTCGTCCATATGACGACGCGCCCGGAGCGCTTCGGGTTGACGACGATCGAAGCGATGGCTTGCGGTACGCCGGTGCTCGGCGCGCGCATGGGATCGCTGCCGGAGATCGTCGTGGACGGCGCGACCGGCTTCCTGTGCGACTCCGTCGACGAGGCCGTCGCGCGCGTGCCGCTGCTGGCGTCGCTCGACCGGCAGGCCTGTCGCGCGCACGTCGAGGCGAACTTCACCGTCGAGCGCATGATCGACCGCTATCTCGGCGCCTACGAGAGAGCGCTCGAACTGCGCGTGCCGCCGCCGCCGAGCGAAGAGCGCCTCCGCGCGCGCCTTCACGATTGGTGGGACCGGCCGATGGCCTACACGGAAATTCCGCCGAAGCCCAAGAATCTGGGCTTCTGA